One window of the Candidatus Nanopelagicales bacterium genome contains the following:
- a CDS encoding GMC family oxidoreductase N-terminal domain-containing protein — protein MSRLDHDVLVVGSGFGGGVAALRAAQAGRSVAVLEQGRRFTAEDFRVGARSTTRMLWAPAAGLRGYFRQALLRHVIVVQGIGVGGGSLVYAAVLLEPAEEAWSAQGWTATGVDWQAELAPHFATAAEVLGRAPNPYHSEQDAWLRAAAESLGVGDTYGTTLQGIDFDACQRCGGCITGCPHGAKRTIDRTYLEQAEGLGAVVMPRSKATRVVPLDGGGWRVDVVDPVRRNASAGSVTAREVYLAAGVLGTTELLLASRHRHRTLPWLSPATGQHVRTNSEAFVAVLQPDRSVDVTDGATISSDFWPDPATHVTNNRFPHSYGFMKWYLSPLVDGDTRRERLRRTVSGFLTSPGAATANQRARRWNERVTVLTVMQHDDNELALDYRRGPLGWRLASRLADGAAPVPTYLPQANAAGRAVAAASGGRAYGTLMDPLLGIGATAHILGGAVVAGRPEDGTVDTEHRVFAGPSGETYDGLYVVDGAAVPANVGVNPSLTITALAERALARHTGVDGGTTGSWNAAPSSFPA, from the coding sequence GTGAGCCGGCTCGACCACGACGTGCTCGTCGTGGGGTCGGGGTTCGGCGGCGGCGTCGCCGCGCTGCGGGCCGCGCAGGCCGGTCGGTCCGTCGCCGTGCTCGAGCAGGGCCGCCGGTTCACCGCGGAGGACTTCCGCGTCGGCGCCCGCTCCACCACCCGGATGCTGTGGGCCCCCGCGGCCGGGCTGCGCGGCTACTTCCGGCAGGCCCTGCTGCGCCACGTGATCGTGGTGCAGGGGATCGGCGTCGGCGGCGGCTCGCTGGTCTACGCCGCCGTCCTGCTGGAGCCGGCCGAGGAGGCCTGGTCCGCCCAGGGCTGGACCGCGACCGGTGTGGACTGGCAGGCCGAGCTGGCGCCGCACTTCGCCACCGCCGCGGAGGTCCTCGGCCGCGCCCCGAACCCCTACCACTCCGAGCAGGACGCGTGGCTGCGCGCGGCCGCGGAGTCCCTGGGCGTGGGGGACACCTACGGCACCACGCTGCAGGGCATCGACTTCGACGCCTGCCAGCGCTGCGGCGGGTGCATCACCGGCTGCCCGCACGGCGCCAAGCGCACGATCGACCGCACCTACCTGGAGCAGGCGGAGGGGCTCGGCGCCGTCGTGATGCCGCGATCCAAGGCCACCAGGGTCGTGCCGCTGGACGGCGGCGGCTGGCGGGTCGACGTGGTGGACCCGGTGCGGCGCAACGCGTCCGCCGGCTCGGTCACGGCCCGGGAGGTCTACCTCGCCGCCGGCGTGCTCGGAACCACCGAGTTGTTGCTGGCGTCGCGGCACCGCCACCGGACGCTGCCCTGGCTGTCCCCGGCGACCGGTCAGCACGTGCGGACCAACTCGGAGGCCTTCGTCGCGGTCCTGCAGCCGGACCGATCGGTCGACGTGACCGACGGCGCCACCATCTCCAGCGACTTCTGGCCCGACCCGGCCACGCACGTCACCAACAACCGGTTCCCGCACTCCTACGGGTTCATGAAGTGGTACCTGTCACCGCTCGTCGACGGTGACACGCGACGTGAACGCCTGCGCCGCACCGTGTCCGGCTTCCTGACGTCCCCCGGCGCGGCCACCGCGAACCAGCGGGCCCGACGCTGGAACGAGCGGGTCACCGTCCTCACCGTGATGCAGCACGACGACAACGAGCTCGCGCTGGACTACCGCCGCGGGCCGCTGGGCTGGCGGCTGGCGTCCCGGCTCGCGGACGGGGCCGCCCCGGTGCCGACCTACCTGCCGCAGGCCAACGCCGCGGGCCGGGCGGTGGCGGCAGCGTCCGGCGGGCGGGCGTACGGCACTCTGATGGACCCGCTGCTCGGGATCGGCGCCACCGCGCACATCCTCGGCGGGGCGGTCGTCGCGGGTCGGCCGGAGGACGGCACGGTCGACACCGAGCACCGCGTGTTCGCCGGGCCGTCCGGGGAGACCTACGACGGGCTGTACGTCGTCGACGGCGCCGCCGTGCCCGCGAACGTCGGGGTCAACCCGAGCCTGACCATCACGGCCCTCGCCGAGCGCGCTCTGGCGCGCCACACGGGGGTCGATGGTGGTACTACCGGATCGTGGAACGCCGCACCCTCCTCCTTTCCGGCCTGA